One part of the Parabacteroides distasonis ATCC 8503 genome encodes these proteins:
- a CDS encoding S28 family serine protease yields MRRTFNFLLLFFLSVMTVMAAPGDLQEKLAALKGISGIEKLQSDYYPEKYVVRITQQVDPKDPAAGTFTQRVIVGHVGYDRPTIIVTEGYGAAYALNPKYQEELSKLLNANLVFVEYRYFLESTPEPKNWDYLTAENSAYDLHNVRNTFKQIYPGKWISTGISKGGQTTMLYRAFFPDDVDFSVPYVGPLCKGVEDGRHEPFLRKVGTKAEREKIQDFQLEVLKRKSDMLPLLESYCKNKNLTFRIPMPEVLDYCVLEYSFALWQWGTSVSTIPSKSADDQALFDHLMEISGPDYFAENQPNISFFVQAARELGYYGYDVKPFKKYLTIDSAHGYLNRIMLPEELVGKVDFRPALYHKIYNFLKDNDPKMIFIYGEIDPWSAAMVPAFKGKKNEQIYIQPRGSHRARIGNMPEDMKERILTQMNKWLAE; encoded by the coding sequence ATGAGAAGAACATTTAACTTCTTGCTTCTTTTCTTCCTGTCGGTGATGACGGTAATGGCCGCTCCCGGAGATTTACAAGAGAAGCTTGCCGCCCTAAAAGGAATTAGTGGCATTGAAAAACTTCAATCCGATTATTATCCGGAGAAATATGTAGTACGTATTACTCAGCAGGTCGATCCGAAAGACCCCGCCGCCGGAACATTTACGCAACGGGTTATCGTAGGCCATGTAGGTTATGATCGTCCTACCATTATCGTGACCGAAGGATATGGAGCGGCTTATGCGCTCAATCCGAAATATCAAGAAGAACTATCTAAACTATTGAATGCGAACTTAGTATTCGTGGAGTACCGTTATTTCTTGGAGTCGACGCCGGAACCTAAAAACTGGGATTATCTGACCGCCGAGAACTCTGCGTACGATTTACATAACGTCCGCAATACATTCAAGCAGATCTATCCGGGAAAATGGATCAGTACCGGTATCAGTAAGGGGGGGCAGACTACAATGCTTTACCGTGCCTTTTTCCCGGACGACGTGGATTTCTCCGTTCCTTATGTCGGTCCGTTATGTAAAGGTGTAGAGGATGGCCGCCACGAACCTTTCTTACGTAAGGTAGGTACGAAAGCGGAACGCGAGAAGATACAGGATTTTCAATTGGAAGTCTTGAAGCGTAAGTCCGATATGCTTCCTTTATTGGAGAGCTATTGTAAGAATAAAAACCTGACATTCCGTATCCCGATGCCCGAGGTATTGGATTATTGCGTACTGGAATATTCATTCGCTCTTTGGCAGTGGGGAACTTCGGTAAGTACGATCCCTTCCAAGTCTGCCGACGATCAGGCGCTCTTCGATCATTTGATGGAAATCAGCGGTCCTGATTATTTCGCCGAGAACCAGCCGAATATCTCTTTCTTCGTACAAGCTGCCCGTGAGCTCGGTTATTATGGCTATGACGTAAAACCTTTCAAGAAATACCTTACGATCGATAGCGCCCATGGATACCTAAACCGTATCATGCTTCCCGAGGAACTGGTCGGTAAAGTAGACTTCCGTCCGGCTCTGTACCACAAGATCTATAACTTCTTGAAAGACAACGATCCGAAAATGATCTTCATCTATGGCGAGATCGACCCGTGGAGCGCGGCCATGGTTCCCGCTTTCAAAGGCAAGAAGAACGAGCAAATCTATATCCAGCCCCGAGGCAGCCATCGTGCCCGTATCGGCAATATGCCGGAGGATATGAAGGAGCGGATCCTTACACAGATGAATAAATGGCTGGCCGAGTAA
- a CDS encoding head GIN domain-containing protein gives MKTRIIYLCLLVILSTTGCIPTQTIKGDGNITTENIPVSEYDCLELEGGGMVVNYTQSDAPEGLEIKTDRNIFEKYEFNVENHKLKIRPKKEFRKHTNFRPTEFMVTANSRNLKKLAAAGSTHVNINSPLQAEEFEAGLAGSGIIQFHDTASFTNLKIEIAGSGDFVGHKVYCEELNGDMAGSNTIVLGGTVGIAEFSIAGSGTVRAFDCTMDELECKIAGSGDIEAFVVNKIKAEIAGSGSVKYKGDPQDIQKKVMGSGKIEKVE, from the coding sequence ATGAAAACAAGAATTATATACCTATGTCTGCTGGTGATCCTCTCTACGACAGGCTGTATCCCTACGCAAACCATAAAAGGAGACGGCAATATCACCACGGAAAACATCCCGGTTTCCGAGTATGACTGTCTTGAGTTAGAGGGAGGAGGCATGGTCGTGAATTACACGCAATCCGACGCTCCTGAAGGTTTGGAAATAAAGACAGACCGGAATATCTTCGAGAAATATGAGTTTAATGTAGAGAACCATAAGCTTAAGATCCGTCCGAAAAAAGAATTCAGGAAACATACGAATTTCCGTCCGACCGAGTTCATGGTTACGGCCAACTCCCGCAATCTAAAGAAACTAGCGGCGGCAGGCAGTACCCATGTAAATATAAATTCCCCTCTACAAGCCGAGGAGTTCGAGGCTGGATTAGCCGGTAGCGGGATTATCCAATTCCACGACACGGCCTCTTTTACAAACCTAAAGATAGAGATCGCCGGTAGCGGAGATTTCGTTGGCCATAAAGTGTATTGTGAGGAATTAAACGGGGATATGGCCGGGTCTAACACGATCGTTCTAGGGGGAACCGTAGGCATAGCTGAATTCTCGATCGCCGGTAGCGGTACAGTACGTGCTTTCGATTGTACCATGGATGAGCTTGAGTGCAAGATTGCCGGTAGTGGAGACATAGAAGCCTTTGTCGTAAACAAAATCAAGGCAGAGATAGCCGGTAGCGGTTCCGTAAAATACAAAGGAGATCCCCAAGATATCCAAAAAAAGGTAATGGGCTCCGGTAAGATCGAGAAGGTGGAGTGA
- a CDS encoding NAD-dependent epimerase/dehydratase family protein, producing the protein MKILITGASGFIGGFLVEEALRRGYETWAGIRAGSSKAHLQDKRIHFIDLKYGDQEALTAQLSDFAREHGAWDYVIHNAGLTKTLDKRNFFRVNAENTHRFIEALAAAGCKPKKFLLMSSLSSYGRGDEKTFRPIHLDDPQRPDTAYGQSKLEAENYIRKQTYFPYVILRPTGVYGPGEKDYFMEIQSVKSGLDFAVGAIPQRITFIYVKDLATVAFLSLEKEEIENRHYFVADGDVYTDESFARMIQDILGKKRVLHARIPLGLVRIACHCSEWIGKLLKKSMTLNSDKYIILKQRNWICDVTPLQDDLGFIPAYPLRKGLEESIEWYKKEGWL; encoded by the coding sequence ATGAAGATATTGATAACCGGAGCGAGTGGTTTTATCGGCGGTTTCTTGGTAGAGGAGGCGCTTCGCCGTGGCTATGAGACGTGGGCGGGTATCCGTGCGGGTAGCAGTAAAGCGCATCTGCAAGATAAGCGGATTCATTTCATCGACTTGAAATATGGCGATCAGGAAGCGCTTACGGCTCAACTCTCAGACTTTGCCCGTGAGCATGGGGCATGGGATTATGTGATCCATAACGCCGGGTTGACGAAGACATTGGATAAGCGAAACTTTTTCCGTGTGAACGCCGAGAATACGCATCGATTTATCGAGGCTTTAGCCGCCGCCGGCTGCAAACCGAAGAAATTCCTCTTGATGAGCAGCCTAAGCAGCTATGGGCGAGGCGACGAGAAGACTTTCCGCCCGATACACTTGGACGATCCGCAGCGGCCGGACACGGCTTATGGCCAAAGTAAGCTAGAGGCGGAGAACTACATCCGTAAACAAACCTATTTTCCTTACGTGATCTTGCGGCCTACAGGAGTATACGGGCCGGGTGAGAAGGATTATTTCATGGAAATACAAAGCGTAAAGTCGGGACTCGATTTCGCCGTAGGCGCTATTCCCCAGCGAATCACGTTTATCTATGTAAAAGATTTAGCGACCGTGGCCTTCCTTTCCCTTGAGAAAGAGGAGATAGAGAACCGGCATTATTTTGTAGCCGACGGAGATGTCTACACGGATGAGTCTTTTGCCCGTATGATACAAGATATCTTAGGAAAGAAGCGGGTATTGCATGCCCGTATACCGCTGGGATTGGTGCGTATCGCTTGCCACTGTTCAGAATGGATCGGTAAGTTGTTGAAGAAAAGTATGACGCTAAATAGTGATAAATACATCATCTTGAAGCAGCGTAACTGGATTTGCGATGTCACGCCTCTTCAAGATGATTTAGGTTTTATCCCGGCCTATCCTTTACGTAAAGGCTTGGAAGAAAGTATCGAATGGTATAAAAAGGAGGGGTGGTTGTAA
- a CDS encoding metal ABC transporter ATP-binding protein, whose amino-acid sequence MDKLIELREVTAGYGNKIALRNVTLDVWKNDFLGIIGPNGGGKTTLLKVILGLLPPISGTIRFYDENVEVPSLKIGYLPQMSQIDKKFPISVREVISSGLSAEKPLFRPFNRSQRERVDEVIVQMGLEELAGRAIGELSGGQLQRVLLGRSIVSRPQVLILDEPNSYVDKRFESRFYQLLEDINKESAIILVSHDIGTVLTMVKNIACVNETLHYHPGANVSEEWLGEKYACPIELVGHGDLPHRVLKKHQHE is encoded by the coding sequence ATGGACAAGCTGATTGAGTTGAGAGAGGTTACCGCCGGATACGGTAATAAGATCGCCTTACGTAACGTAACGCTGGATGTGTGGAAAAATGATTTCTTGGGAATTATCGGACCGAATGGCGGCGGGAAAACGACGCTTTTAAAGGTGATACTAGGTCTATTGCCTCCTATTTCCGGAACGATTCGTTTTTACGATGAAAATGTAGAGGTTCCTTCCTTGAAGATCGGTTATCTACCCCAAATGAGCCAGATCGATAAGAAGTTTCCGATCTCGGTACGGGAAGTGATCTCTTCCGGTTTATCCGCGGAGAAACCTTTGTTCCGTCCATTCAATAGATCCCAGAGAGAGCGTGTAGACGAGGTGATCGTACAGATGGGATTGGAGGAGTTGGCGGGCAGGGCCATCGGTGAGCTTTCCGGCGGCCAGTTGCAGCGGGTCTTATTGGGGCGTTCTATTGTCTCCCGTCCGCAGGTATTGATCTTGGATGAGCCTAATTCGTATGTGGATAAACGATTCGAGTCTCGTTTTTATCAGCTCTTGGAAGATATCAATAAAGAGAGCGCTATCATCTTGGTTTCCCATGATATCGGTACGGTTTTGACGATGGTGAAAAATATCGCTTGCGTAAACGAGACTTTGCATTATCACCCGGGAGCGAATGTCTCTGAGGAATGGTTGGGCGAGAAATACGCTTGTCCGATCGAGTTGGTGGGGCATGGTGACTTGCCGCACCGAGTCTTGAAGAAACACCAACACGAATAA
- a CDS encoding head GIN domain-containing protein — MKTRVSLFIFCIQMIAVCGFAADKRIDGNGNPETREIKISDYDEITFVGSADFEYEQSDKAPYLSVTIDENLFDYLVTEVEGGTLKIYPKSIKKGFNNNSYDLRPTVYKIKSNSKELKELNTVGSGSFIISKPTKVNRMEINMAGSGNVELRGPVKGYKLECNMAGSGNIIAKDIQLDNLSCSLASSGEIEVIGTVDRASFNVAGSGEIKAFDCQARKAECNIASSGEISVYATQILDANIVGSGEIHYKGDPEISKSIMGSGSINKVK; from the coding sequence ATGAAGACGAGAGTATCACTTTTTATATTCTGCATACAGATGATCGCGGTTTGCGGATTCGCAGCCGACAAACGTATCGATGGAAATGGGAACCCGGAAACCCGGGAGATAAAGATTAGCGATTACGACGAGATCACGTTCGTTGGCTCCGCTGATTTCGAGTATGAACAGTCGGATAAAGCGCCTTATCTATCCGTAACGATCGATGAGAACTTATTTGATTACCTCGTGACCGAAGTAGAAGGCGGTACGTTAAAGATCTATCCGAAATCTATCAAGAAAGGTTTTAATAATAACTCCTACGACTTGAGGCCGACCGTCTACAAGATAAAATCCAACTCCAAGGAACTAAAAGAGTTGAATACGGTAGGTTCCGGCAGTTTCATTATCAGCAAACCGACGAAAGTAAACCGGATGGAGATCAATATGGCCGGTAGTGGAAACGTTGAGTTGAGAGGCCCCGTAAAAGGTTACAAGCTTGAATGTAACATGGCCGGTAGCGGAAATATCATCGCCAAGGATATACAGCTGGACAACCTATCTTGCAGCCTCGCCAGCAGCGGGGAAATCGAGGTAATAGGAACCGTAGATCGTGCCTCATTCAATGTAGCGGGAAGTGGTGAGATTAAAGCCTTTGACTGCCAAGCACGTAAAGCAGAGTGTAATATCGCCAGCAGCGGCGAGATCAGCGTATATGCCACGCAAATCTTGGATGCCAATATCGTAGGTAGTGGTGAGATTCATTACAAAGGAGATCCGGAGATCAGTAAGTCTATCATGGGTTCCGGCTCGATCAACAAAGTCAAATAA
- a CDS encoding 6-bladed beta-propeller: protein MRKLYYLVMISLASILIACENRSEEWDVVDFGNDCTVGLQEHLECRFIPLETKDSVLLKDLYRVCWVDDRIFVFDRSDEINALFVFSDQGNFITRVGLRGQGPEEYLYLTHFFVDEKERILTLVDFGGTALLRYDLDTYQYISTQDVADYFVDCAPLDKENWIWYYPLGFATPQRENFYLKATDRKGEQDALLGPAYFTSGHTINGSKTLHAFAGDWYAHFPFTPEVWKVKDGMLEPAYKVRFGDKSMPPIEYVKEKGRGGRDFSGDLFRSGYVNSFGLLETEQILHATYMCDKVTYFGFYDKDRKEAFSYAFPNFIRATGLTGFYGICGVYKDYFIGKISSTVLLRNQIHYEDLRRIAENRTQDDNPILCLFKIERS from the coding sequence ATGAGAAAACTATATTATTTAGTGATGATAAGTCTGGCTTCCATTTTGATCGCATGCGAGAATCGATCGGAAGAGTGGGACGTGGTGGATTTCGGAAACGATTGTACGGTTGGCTTGCAGGAACATTTGGAATGCAGATTCATTCCTTTGGAGACGAAGGATAGCGTGCTGTTAAAAGATCTCTACCGGGTTTGCTGGGTGGACGATCGTATTTTTGTATTCGATAGAAGTGATGAGATAAATGCGCTTTTTGTATTCAGTGATCAAGGAAATTTTATTACTCGTGTAGGCTTGCGGGGACAAGGGCCGGAAGAGTATCTTTATCTAACTCACTTTTTCGTGGATGAGAAAGAGCGAATCTTGACATTGGTGGATTTTGGTGGGACGGCCTTATTGCGTTATGATCTGGATACCTATCAATATATATCCACGCAAGATGTAGCTGATTATTTTGTGGACTGCGCCCCTTTGGATAAGGAGAATTGGATTTGGTATTATCCTTTGGGATTTGCGACACCGCAAAGGGAAAACTTCTATCTGAAAGCCACGGACAGGAAAGGAGAGCAAGACGCATTGTTGGGACCGGCTTATTTCACGTCCGGCCATACGATCAATGGGAGCAAGACGTTGCATGCCTTTGCTGGGGATTGGTATGCGCATTTCCCCTTTACCCCCGAAGTGTGGAAAGTGAAGGACGGGATGTTGGAGCCTGCTTATAAAGTTCGCTTCGGAGATAAAAGTATGCCTCCTATCGAGTATGTCAAGGAGAAAGGGAGAGGCGGGAGAGATTTCTCTGGCGATCTGTTTCGCTCCGGCTATGTAAATTCTTTTGGGCTGCTGGAGACCGAACAGATCCTGCATGCGACCTATATGTGCGATAAGGTAACTTACTTCGGATTTTATGACAAGGATAGGAAAGAGGCATTCTCGTATGCGTTCCCCAACTTCATAAGGGCTACGGGGTTGACAGGCTTTTACGGTATTTGCGGAGTGTATAAAGATTATTTTATCGGGAAGATCAGTTCGACGGTGCTGTTGCGTAATCAGATACATTATGAGGATTTGAGACGGATAGCGGAGAATCGTACACAGGACGATAATCCGATCTTATGTTTATTTAAAATAGAAAGGTCATGA
- a CDS encoding polysaccharide deacetylase family protein, which translates to MFIEQPPWFYRALFPGVTWRIPAEKKCVYLTFDDGPIPEVTPWVLDILDTYGIKATFFMVGDNVRKHPEVFQMVIDRGHRVGNHTFNHIQGIKFWTKNYLANVEKAAEYIPSNLFRPPHGHMRFPQVVWLRRHYHIVMWDVVTRDYSPHMTPNGVFNVVKNYTRNGSVIVFHDSLKAERNMREAMPRAVEWLLKEGYEFKVFE; encoded by the coding sequence ATGTTTATAGAACAACCGCCTTGGTTTTACAGGGCACTGTTCCCGGGGGTAACTTGGCGAATACCGGCAGAGAAGAAGTGTGTGTATCTCACCTTCGACGATGGCCCGATTCCCGAGGTTACCCCTTGGGTTTTAGATATATTGGATACGTATGGGATCAAGGCTACCTTTTTTATGGTAGGGGATAATGTACGTAAGCATCCCGAGGTCTTCCAGATGGTGATAGATCGTGGGCACCGTGTCGGTAACCATACGTTCAATCATATCCAAGGCATCAAGTTCTGGACGAAGAATTATTTGGCGAATGTGGAGAAGGCGGCTGAATATATTCCCAGTAATTTATTCCGGCCTCCTCACGGGCATATGCGTTTTCCGCAGGTAGTATGGCTTCGCCGCCATTATCATATCGTGATGTGGGACGTGGTCACCCGTGACTATAGCCCTCATATGACTCCGAACGGTGTCTTCAACGTGGTAAAGAACTATACCCGTAATGGTTCCGTTATCGTCTTCCACGATTCCTTGAAAGCCGAGCGCAATATGCGTGAGGCAATGCCCCGGGCTGTCGAATGGCTCTTAAAGGAAGGCTACGAGTTTAAAGTTTTTGAATAA
- a CDS encoding metal ABC transporter solute-binding protein, Zn/Mn family, producing MKEFKVLISALFVLILMACGDKRADERIVSVTIEPQRYFAEKIAGDKFKINCVVPAGQSPETYDPTPQQMVQVGKSQGYLRIGSIGFEQAWMDNIRNNNPGLKVFDLSEGIDLLKSPEEEEEHDHHHHHHPGGVDPHTWSSISGAKVIAKNTLDAFVSLDPENKEYYQANYEQLTKEIGETEKTVSGLLHSLDNKTFIIYHPALTYLANEYGLTQLCIEMDGKEPSPAQLKELVETAREHNAKVVFIQREFDQKNAELIAKETGCRLIPINPLDYDWSKEMIHIAKSLADGQAD from the coding sequence ATGAAAGAATTTAAGGTATTGATATCAGCTCTTTTCGTCTTGATACTTATGGCCTGCGGCGATAAGCGGGCAGATGAGAGAATCGTTTCCGTGACGATTGAGCCGCAACGGTATTTTGCGGAGAAGATAGCCGGAGATAAATTTAAGATTAATTGTGTGGTTCCGGCAGGGCAAAGTCCGGAGACGTATGATCCTACACCGCAGCAAATGGTGCAGGTGGGTAAAAGCCAAGGCTATTTAAGGATCGGATCGATCGGGTTCGAACAGGCTTGGATGGATAATATCCGGAATAATAATCCGGGACTCAAGGTTTTTGACCTGTCCGAAGGAATTGATTTACTTAAAAGCCCCGAGGAAGAAGAGGAACATGATCACCACCACCATCATCATCCCGGAGGCGTCGATCCGCATACGTGGAGCTCTATCTCTGGAGCGAAGGTGATCGCCAAGAACACTTTGGATGCCTTTGTGTCTTTGGACCCGGAGAATAAGGAATATTACCAAGCGAATTATGAACAACTGACGAAAGAAATCGGAGAGACGGAAAAGACCGTTTCCGGTTTGTTACATTCTCTTGACAATAAGACATTTATTATTTACCATCCGGCCCTGACCTATTTGGCTAACGAATATGGCTTGACCCAGCTTTGCATCGAGATGGACGGAAAAGAACCGTCTCCCGCACAATTAAAGGAACTGGTCGAGACCGCACGGGAACATAATGCGAAAGTCGTGTTTATCCAGCGGGAGTTTGACCAGAAGAACGCCGAGTTGATCGCTAAAGAAACAGGTTGCCGTCTGATCCCGATCAATCCGCTGGATTACGATTGGAGTAAGGAAATGATTCATATCGCAAAATCGTTAGCCGATGGACAAGCTGATTGA
- a CDS encoding head GIN domain-containing protein, with amino-acid sequence MKTKLVAVIALIFCAFMAEASKVEGNGNIITKEISVDNYSEIELGGNIEYSGNNFWGNRSNKKFPVFKYTHGRSASLKITIDENLFPLLSIKSNNGRLAIRIQDGTRIKPTQYVIEGSSKTLKYLKTSGPMDFEAQNAFSEDQLEIKISGSSDVKFPHNVKLRLGEFSVSGSGDLVFEDLDCKNLTSKVSGSGDITLKGKADEARYSVSGSGDIKAYDLSVNDLSCSVSGSGDARVYAKDNMNLSVSGSGDIRYKGPANVNKSKSGSGSIQGAN; translated from the coding sequence ATGAAAACAAAATTAGTAGCGGTAATAGCCCTCATCTTTTGTGCCTTCATGGCAGAGGCTAGTAAAGTAGAAGGTAATGGGAATATTATTACGAAAGAGATATCGGTAGATAACTATAGCGAGATCGAACTGGGTGGAAATATCGAATATTCCGGCAATAATTTTTGGGGAAATAGAAGCAACAAGAAATTCCCGGTATTCAAATATACGCATGGACGAAGCGCTTCCTTGAAAATTACGATCGACGAGAATCTATTCCCACTCCTCTCGATCAAATCCAATAACGGACGGTTAGCTATCCGCATACAAGACGGGACCCGTATCAAACCGACCCAGTATGTAATCGAAGGAAGCTCGAAGACTCTGAAATACTTAAAGACTTCCGGCCCGATGGATTTTGAGGCGCAGAACGCTTTTTCCGAGGATCAACTGGAAATCAAGATTTCCGGCTCCAGCGACGTAAAGTTCCCACATAACGTGAAATTACGATTAGGTGAGTTCTCGGTATCCGGCTCCGGCGATCTGGTTTTTGAAGATTTGGACTGCAAGAATCTTACCAGCAAGGTTTCAGGCTCTGGAGACATCACCTTGAAAGGTAAGGCGGACGAAGCCCGCTATTCCGTATCGGGCAGTGGAGATATAAAAGCATACGACTTATCTGTCAATGATTTGAGTTGCTCGGTAAGCGGTAGCGGAGATGCCCGTGTTTATGCCAAAGATAACATGAACCTATCGGTTTCGGGCAGTGGAGACATCCGCTATAAAGGCCCGGCGAACGTGAATAAATCAAAGTCCGGCTCTGGATCCATTCAAGGCGCAAATTGA
- a CDS encoding head GIN domain-containing protein — protein MKTKAILLMVFFLGWVTTGWAADHVKGDGKLTSKKISVADYNEIKVDGVIDFNYEQSDDPSTVEVTVDQNLHPYVNIEVKDRVLTIAFKGAKVDHFTKFIVKTNSKWLAAAKVSGNANFMVNSPLTGDETVIKANANSLVQLKETVTVGKLDLNVSGSANMVVNHLEADKIECDIDGSGSITIKKGNAKEGDYSIVSSGDIHAFGLAVPQLSCKVTGNGLAEVHATDNLKANVVGKGNIRYKGPTAVQQRIIGKGTVEEVKE, from the coding sequence ATGAAAACAAAGGCTATCTTATTAATGGTATTTTTCCTAGGATGGGTCACTACCGGTTGGGCCGCAGATCATGTAAAAGGCGATGGTAAATTGACCTCGAAAAAGATTTCTGTCGCCGATTATAACGAGATTAAGGTGGATGGCGTAATTGATTTCAATTACGAGCAATCCGATGATCCTTCCACCGTGGAGGTTACCGTAGACCAGAATCTTCATCCCTATGTCAATATCGAGGTGAAGGATCGTGTCTTAACCATCGCTTTCAAAGGAGCGAAGGTAGATCATTTCACGAAGTTTATCGTAAAGACGAATTCTAAATGGCTTGCCGCCGCAAAAGTTTCCGGAAATGCCAACTTCATGGTAAACAGTCCGCTTACCGGAGACGAGACCGTTATTAAGGCGAACGCCAATAGCTTGGTGCAACTGAAAGAGACAGTTACGGTCGGTAAACTGGATTTGAATGTATCCGGTAGCGCAAATATGGTTGTCAATCATCTGGAAGCCGACAAGATCGAATGTGATATCGATGGCTCTGGCTCTATAACGATCAAGAAAGGTAATGCGAAAGAAGGAGACTACAGTATCGTCAGCAGTGGTGATATACACGCTTTTGGGTTAGCGGTTCCTCAGCTAAGTTGCAAAGTAACAGGCAATGGCTTAGCGGAAGTACATGCTACCGATAATTTAAAGGCCAACGTAGTCGGTAAAGGAAATATCCGTTATAAAGGCCCGACAGCAGTTCAACAGAGAATAATCGGTAAAGGTACCGTAGAAGAAGTAAAAGAATGA
- a CDS encoding pyridoxamine 5'-phosphate oxidase family protein yields the protein MKTLIHTDKEQIESIIRQSDVCFVGMADTDGTPYVLPMNFGYKDGVIYLHSAQDGRSISILERNPKVCITFSIDHALVFQHPEVACSYRMRSKSVIAWGKVAYEEDFDKKVEALDIIMKQYSDKTFRYSDPAVRNVKIWTVDIDEVSCKEFGAPHKKSY from the coding sequence ATGAAGACACTTATACACACGGACAAGGAACAGATCGAATCGATTATCCGCCAGAGCGATGTTTGCTTCGTTGGCATGGCGGATACAGATGGAACGCCTTATGTATTGCCGATGAATTTCGGTTATAAGGATGGCGTGATTTATTTACACTCGGCGCAGGATGGACGAAGCATCTCTATATTGGAACGTAATCCGAAAGTCTGTATTACGTTTAGTATTGACCATGCCTTGGTTTTCCAGCATCCGGAGGTAGCTTGTAGCTACCGTATGCGTTCGAAGAGCGTGATCGCTTGGGGAAAGGTCGCTTACGAAGAGGATTTCGACAAGAAGGTGGAAGCCTTGGATATTATCATGAAGCAATATTCCGATAAGACTTTCCGTTATAGCGATCCGGCGGTCCGTAACGTGAAGATTTGGACGGTAGATATAGACGAGGTCAGCTGTAAGGAATTTGGCGCTCCTCATAAGAAATCTTATTAA
- the queG gene encoding tRNA epoxyqueuosine(34) reductase QueG: protein MGISQFIKDKAMELGFSACGIAEVAKAGSEEAYFDQWIAEGYHAGMKYMENHREIRLNPDGLVEGAKSVISVALNYYPKVLRNPAEPYISYYAYGEDYHGVVKDKLRQLWKAITEHHPSNNEARVFTDSAPLLERYWAWKAGLGWIGKNTNLIIPGKGSFFFLGEIVTTLVVDTYDSPKKNHCGSCIRCLDACPTGALEGPKRLNARKCISYLTIEHRGEIPVEQAVLLGNRIYGCDTCQAVCPWNRFAMPTAVAAFHPTPSLLSLKKDDLKALSREDYNRIFAHSAVKRAKYEGLLRTIQYLKD, encoded by the coding sequence ATGGGTATCTCCCAGTTTATAAAAGATAAAGCTATGGAATTAGGCTTCTCCGCTTGCGGTATCGCTGAAGTAGCGAAGGCCGGGAGCGAGGAGGCTTATTTTGACCAATGGATCGCGGAAGGCTACCATGCTGGAATGAAATACATGGAGAATCATCGGGAAATCCGTCTCAATCCGGATGGCTTGGTGGAAGGTGCCAAATCAGTTATCTCAGTAGCCTTGAATTATTATCCGAAAGTTCTCCGGAATCCGGCGGAACCTTATATCTCGTATTATGCGTACGGAGAAGATTATCACGGGGTCGTAAAGGATAAACTTCGCCAATTATGGAAAGCGATAACCGAGCATCATCCCTCCAACAATGAGGCCCGTGTATTCACGGACTCCGCCCCTCTGTTAGAGCGTTATTGGGCTTGGAAAGCCGGTTTGGGATGGATCGGAAAGAATACGAATCTAATCATCCCGGGCAAAGGCTCTTTCTTTTTCCTTGGGGAGATCGTGACAACTTTGGTAGTCGATACCTATGATTCCCCCAAAAAGAATCACTGCGGTTCCTGCATCCGCTGTTTGGACGCTTGTCCTACCGGAGCCTTGGAAGGGCCGAAACGTTTGAATGCCCGTAAATGTATCTCTTATCTTACGATTGAGCATCGTGGAGAAATCCCTGTTGAGCAAGCCGTCCTTTTAGGTAACCGTATCTATGGATGCGACACCTGCCAAGCCGTTTGTCCTTGGAACCGCTTCGCTATGCCTACGGCAGTAGCAGCCTTTCATCCCACCCCTTCTTTGCTCTCCCTTAAAAAAGACGACCTCAAGGCATTGAGCCGTGAGGATTATAATCGTATCTTTGCGCATTCGGCGGTGAAACGCGCCAAATATGAGGGATTATTACGAACAATACAATATCTAAAAGACTAA